The following are encoded in a window of Trichocoleus desertorum ATA4-8-CV12 genomic DNA:
- a CDS encoding MFS transporter: MFQHIWVAQAAIPVESSTLAFLSGPQFFIALIAGVVMAFAFQLVLTNLSIAAGISGAADALDSDANGWGKKIRRVEAKVGAGTILIVNTALFTACFLAVKLTLIHESSLGAIVSVVIWSVYFLLLFWTGSRAVGSLIGAVGSTASSGLQGVAATVATALSGQAATSQIANTVEASVGAVRKELQSVLEPDRLRENLQDYVTKLQLPQADFKDISSQVLGLLENPNLQSAASSVTNAATSAATDAATNLTAAPDLLSIVQSATPEELRSGKLRERLTDLIGNQLLSNGQGDGQSQDKQGASLRDRALQLGLGSLVSTLAQRVDLSDLDLQKITEQLGSFQQTLGEQASQALGAVKQTSSFSPIRTDIENYLLNSPFWYLSANGLDRGFREVLYDPNADARAVRQQLEPLNRGYFVEVLTRRDGITPEQVNDIADEVEVVRQEVLDTVRVAEEQERSQELRQQVETYLSSAPKEALSAERIQQDFTALLADPEASYETLGNRLLQFDRDTLMQMLMAGQQDLSQEEAEQIRTELMNVRDRFLNESEATWNQLQTQTSDFRQRVESYLRETNPGEFTPDAIQQTFQTLLNAPEAGSQALQTGLGQLNRDTLRQALSQRQDINPEQVDQLLDQFESVRDRLLQAPQQLTEQARAQVDQLTNQIADYLRNTNLEELDPEGIQRDLQTLLSDPQTGASVLRQRLSQVDRETLVKLVSQSGDLSEDQVNRAIDQVQEGIRRIVRAPQRLVTRTRDRLRDFPTELADYLRHTNREELNPEAIKRDLQLLIKQPRAGVEQLGDRLSQIDRDTIVSLLSEREDISEEDANRIVDQVLGQVQSVRDQVTQQAQKVQDRVQSITSSVSDRVRTYLNTLDQPELNYEGIQRDVRKLFDDPEAGFDALRDRLGHFDRDTLVSILSSRKDISEEQANRIVDQIESARDNVLHRAERLQQEAEKRIKAVKHQAKEQAEEVQKTVATAAWWLFGTAITSVATAAIAGVLASGGFEFLK, translated from the coding sequence ATGTTTCAACATATTTGGGTTGCTCAAGCAGCTATCCCTGTAGAATCTTCAACTTTGGCGTTCCTTTCAGGGCCTCAGTTTTTCATCGCGCTGATTGCTGGGGTGGTAATGGCATTTGCCTTCCAATTGGTGCTCACCAACTTATCCATCGCTGCTGGCATCTCAGGTGCTGCTGATGCTCTAGACAGCGATGCTAACGGTTGGGGGAAGAAAATTCGTCGGGTTGAGGCAAAAGTTGGCGCTGGAACGATCTTGATCGTGAATACGGCTCTCTTTACGGCCTGTTTTCTCGCGGTTAAGCTGACGCTAATTCACGAAAGTAGCCTGGGTGCGATCGTCAGTGTGGTGATCTGGTCAGTCTATTTCCTGCTCCTCTTCTGGACGGGTTCTCGCGCCGTTGGGTCGTTGATCGGGGCAGTGGGTAGTACGGCTAGTTCTGGCTTGCAAGGGGTGGCAGCAACCGTAGCCACAGCTCTGAGTGGTCAAGCAGCTACTAGCCAAATCGCTAATACCGTAGAAGCGTCGGTGGGAGCAGTCAGAAAAGAATTGCAATCGGTGTTAGAACCCGATCGCCTGCGCGAGAATTTACAAGATTATGTCACCAAGCTGCAACTGCCACAAGCTGACTTCAAGGACATTTCCAGCCAGGTCTTAGGGCTACTAGAGAATCCTAATCTGCAATCCGCTGCCAGTTCCGTGACCAATGCAGCCACTAGCGCAGCAACTGATGCAGCCACTAATTTAACCGCTGCTCCTGATCTCCTCAGTATTGTTCAATCCGCGACACCAGAGGAACTCAGAAGCGGTAAGTTGCGGGAGCGCTTAACTGATTTGATTGGCAATCAATTACTAAGCAATGGGCAGGGGGATGGACAAAGCCAAGACAAGCAGGGAGCCAGTTTACGCGATCGCGCCTTGCAACTGGGTCTGGGTTCCCTCGTCTCTACTTTGGCTCAGCGAGTAGATCTCTCTGATCTCGACTTGCAGAAGATTACAGAGCAGTTGGGTTCCTTCCAACAGACTTTGGGAGAACAGGCAAGTCAAGCACTGGGAGCGGTGAAGCAAACTAGCTCGTTCTCACCCATTCGCACCGATATTGAAAATTACCTGCTCAATTCTCCTTTTTGGTATCTCAGTGCCAACGGTCTCGATCGCGGATTCCGCGAGGTACTTTACGACCCCAACGCCGATGCTAGAGCGGTACGGCAGCAATTAGAGCCGCTCAATCGGGGCTATTTTGTGGAAGTTCTGACTCGTCGGGATGGGATTACACCAGAGCAGGTGAATGATATTGCCGATGAAGTCGAAGTGGTTCGGCAGGAAGTGTTAGACACTGTGCGGGTCGCAGAGGAGCAGGAGCGATCGCAGGAATTGCGGCAACAGGTAGAAACCTACCTCAGTTCTGCCCCTAAAGAAGCTTTGAGTGCCGAGAGAATTCAGCAAGACTTTACTGCACTTTTGGCCGACCCTGAAGCCAGTTATGAAACCTTGGGCAATCGCTTACTCCAGTTCGATCGCGATACGCTGATGCAAATGCTGATGGCAGGGCAGCAAGACCTCAGCCAAGAAGAAGCAGAGCAGATTCGTACCGAACTGATGAATGTGCGCGATCGCTTCTTGAATGAGTCAGAAGCCACCTGGAACCAACTGCAAACGCAAACCAGCGACTTCCGCCAACGAGTAGAATCCTACCTGCGCGAAACTAATCCTGGCGAATTTACCCCAGATGCGATCCAGCAAACCTTCCAGACGTTGCTCAATGCACCGGAAGCAGGCTCCCAGGCGCTACAAACTGGGCTGGGGCAGTTGAATCGCGATACCTTACGGCAAGCATTGTCGCAACGCCAAGACATTAACCCAGAGCAAGTAGATCAACTCTTGGATCAATTTGAATCGGTGCGCGATCGCCTGCTCCAGGCTCCCCAGCAACTGACTGAGCAAGCTAGAGCCCAAGTGGATCAGCTAACTAACCAGATTGCCGACTATCTGCGGAATACCAACCTGGAAGAATTAGACCCAGAAGGGATTCAGCGAGATCTACAAACGCTCTTGAGTGATCCTCAGACAGGGGCTTCTGTCCTGCGCCAGCGACTCTCCCAAGTGGACCGAGAAACGTTGGTGAAGTTGGTTAGCCAAAGCGGAGATCTGAGCGAGGATCAGGTGAATCGTGCCATTGATCAAGTCCAGGAAGGAATTCGGCGGATTGTCCGGGCTCCCCAACGTTTAGTGACCCGCACCCGCGATCGCCTACGAGATTTTCCCACAGAATTGGCAGATTATCTCCGGCACACAAATCGCGAAGAACTCAATCCTGAGGCTATCAAACGCGATCTACAGCTCTTGATCAAACAACCACGGGCAGGTGTAGAACAGTTGGGCGATCGCTTAAGCCAGATCGATCGCGATACCATTGTCTCTCTTTTATCAGAGCGAGAGGATATCTCTGAGGAAGATGCTAATCGGATTGTGGATCAGGTATTGGGTCAAGTTCAGTCTGTGCGGGACCAAGTGACGCAGCAAGCGCAGAAAGTCCAAGACCGCGTGCAATCTATCACTAGCAGCGTGAGCGATCGCGTCCGCACCTACCTCAACACCCTAGATCAGCCAGAACTCAACTACGAAGGCATCCAGCGAGATGTTCGGAAGCTATTCGATGACCCGGAAGCAGGATTCGATGCTCTGCGCGATCGCCTCGGCCACTTCGATCGCGATACGCTGGTCTCTATCCTCAGCTCTCGCAAAGATATCTCTGAGGAGCAAGCCAACCGGATTGTCGATCAAATCGAGTCAGCCAGAGATAATGTGCTGCATCGCGCCGAACGGCTGCAACAGGAAGCTGAAAAGCGGATCAAAGCCGTGAAACACCAAGCCAAAGAGCAGGCGGAAGAAGTCCAGAAAACCGTAGCCACTGCTGCTTGGTGGTTGTTTGGGACTGCCATTACCTCTGTCGCTACTGCCGCGATCGCCGGAGTCCTAGCTTCTGGTGGCTTTGAATTTCTAAAGTGA
- a CDS encoding glyoxalase-like domain protein, with protein MPFLSQPLMGAFFPALPLDSLLSTQGIMVLLLAAYAGAMWMFLTSAPKVHTIMVSDLEFARQFYEGVLGLAAAEVPLHYYYNYEQTLGATSIDPLYMSPSLGGPATATRSVSGTDGLWYQLKKNTQVHVISGASFGQKDRQRHVCFDRDCLEQVLMRVQTRGIKHKIRREKPLNFLVKDWEGRVIELAEVSN; from the coding sequence ATGCCTTTCCTATCTCAGCCTTTAATGGGAGCTTTTTTCCCAGCCCTGCCGTTAGACAGCCTCTTGTCAACGCAAGGAATTATGGTTTTGCTTTTGGCAGCTTATGCGGGTGCCATGTGGATGTTTCTCACCAGTGCCCCAAAAGTACACACCATCATGGTATCTGACCTAGAGTTCGCTCGTCAGTTCTATGAAGGGGTGCTAGGGTTGGCGGCTGCTGAGGTGCCATTGCATTACTACTACAACTATGAGCAGACTCTGGGTGCAACCAGCATTGACCCACTGTATATGTCCCCCAGTTTAGGTGGCCCAGCCACGGCTACCCGTAGCGTGAGTGGTACTGATGGCCTGTGGTACCAACTGAAGAAAAATACCCAGGTTCATGTCATTTCTGGAGCCAGTTTTGGCCAAAAAGATCGCCAACGTCACGTCTGTTTCGATCGCGACTGCTTAGAGCAAGTGCTGATGCGGGTACAAACGCGAGGCATCAAGCACAAAATCCGTCGCGAAAAACCGCTAAACTTTTTAGTCAAAGACTGGGAAGGCCGTGTGATTGAGCTGGCAGAGGTCTCAAACTAG
- a CDS encoding tetratricopeptide repeat protein, whose translation MSRRLLAVILASASLLAATGTTYLLYPTRASAASLNEQLNIPVNNGTQGELRDEADRLVRIGGQYEQQGSLEKAIASWQQAVKLYQRIGDVAATGLTYDFIGLTYAQLGRVREAEDALRRRLAIARDNRDFKGEIYGLNNVGSVLLQRGAPQAAAATFNEALVIARNINSLEGQGLSLSNLGLAAIASGNYNQGIKQLESALTYRRQVGDPSGEASTYNNLGDAYRGAKRYQDSANAHGLALRLARTSRDRPNHLRAIDGLVASYRPLGNYARALELLDQRLILTQEQSNLRQQLTTLRSLAEIYQAAGNRETARNFYQRAIVVARALEDTRSESLLLDQLRRL comes from the coding sequence ATGAGTCGCCGTTTATTAGCAGTTATTCTTGCGTCCGCATCATTGTTGGCGGCAACAGGTACAACTTACCTGCTTTACCCTACTAGGGCCAGCGCTGCCAGCTTAAACGAGCAGTTGAATATTCCCGTCAATAATGGTACTCAGGGCGAATTAAGAGATGAAGCCGATCGCCTAGTTCGGATTGGTGGGCAGTATGAACAGCAGGGGTCACTGGAAAAAGCGATCGCCTCTTGGCAACAAGCAGTGAAGCTCTACCAGCGCATTGGCGATGTAGCAGCGACTGGCCTAACCTACGACTTTATTGGCCTGACCTATGCCCAACTTGGGCGAGTTCGAGAAGCAGAGGATGCCCTGCGTCGGCGTTTGGCGATCGCCCGTGACAACCGCGACTTCAAAGGCGAAATCTATGGCCTCAATAATGTCGGGAGCGTATTATTGCAACGGGGTGCCCCCCAAGCCGCAGCCGCCACCTTTAACGAAGCCTTAGTAATCGCACGCAACATCAATAGCTTGGAAGGCCAAGGCTTGTCTCTGAGCAATTTGGGTTTGGCAGCCATAGCCAGCGGCAACTATAACCAAGGGATCAAACAACTAGAGTCAGCTCTCACCTATCGTCGGCAAGTGGGTGATCCGAGCGGTGAGGCCAGCACCTACAACAATCTGGGGGATGCTTACCGAGGAGCAAAACGTTATCAAGATTCTGCTAATGCCCACGGTCTAGCTCTACGGTTAGCTCGCACCAGTCGCGATCGCCCTAACCATCTCCGGGCTATTGATGGCTTAGTCGCATCCTATCGGCCTTTGGGTAATTACGCCCGTGCTTTGGAGTTGCTCGATCAGCGCCTGATTCTGACTCAAGAGCAAAGTAACCTCCGCCAACAACTCACCACGTTGCGATCGCTAGCCGAAATTTATCAAGCCGCAGGCAATCGTGAAACGGCCCGCAATTTTTACCAAAGAGCGATCGTAGTGGCACGGGCACTAGAAGATACCAGAAGTGAATCCCTACTCCTCGATCAACTCCGTCGGCTCTAG
- a CDS encoding DUF2267 domain-containing protein — protein sequence MPIDIRDDVVYIMLRKIDESDRGPGPDEVNFTEADFAGLEITPKDVLGHLDYLNQRKYINAEFTGNAYGNQEDVPDAVHPKEFDFRIADTFGAPDGPLPHLISFKKAELTEKGRQMLDEMNADPPKALESGPSVPIADKDTPFLERVMVKANLEDLYDARDITEVVFRTMRDMMTNELVDRVAEELHEPMEPTDERALQNEVADLWIDTNPLVRFLSRVRPPLIIKEDTFLFRIRQESGLPARTDEETVITAVFSAAKDELSEDRIKEIAEFLPGKIRQMWEHA from the coding sequence ATGCCAATTGACATTCGAGATGATGTTGTTTACATCATGTTGAGAAAAATTGATGAGAGCGATCGCGGTCCTGGCCCCGACGAAGTCAACTTTACCGAAGCGGACTTTGCTGGTCTAGAAATTACCCCCAAGGATGTGCTCGGCCACTTAGATTATTTAAACCAACGCAAATACATCAACGCTGAGTTTACAGGTAACGCCTACGGCAACCAGGAAGATGTGCCTGATGCGGTGCATCCTAAAGAGTTCGATTTCAGAATTGCTGATACCTTTGGTGCCCCAGATGGCCCTCTCCCTCACCTCATTTCTTTTAAGAAAGCAGAACTGACCGAGAAAGGTCGGCAAATGCTGGATGAAATGAACGCAGACCCACCGAAGGCGCTGGAGAGCGGCCCATCTGTACCGATCGCCGACAAAGATACACCCTTCCTAGAGCGGGTCATGGTCAAAGCCAATCTAGAAGACCTCTATGACGCCAGAGACATTACTGAAGTAGTCTTCCGCACGATGCGTGACATGATGACTAACGAATTGGTCGATCGCGTCGCTGAGGAACTTCACGAACCTATGGAGCCGACCGACGAAAGAGCATTGCAAAACGAAGTGGCTGACCTGTGGATTGATACCAATCCCTTGGTGCGCTTCCTCAGCCGTGTGCGTCCTCCTTTAATTATCAAAGAAGATACATTCCTCTTCCGCATTAGGCAAGAATCAGGTCTCCCAGCTCGTACCGATGAAGAAACTGTGATTACAGCCGTCTTCTCAGCTGCTAAAGATGAGCTTTCGGAAGATCGGATCAAAGAGATCGCTGAGTTTCTCCCTGGCAAGATTCGCCAAATGTGGGAACACGCTTAG
- a CDS encoding chemotaxis protein CheB, with the protein MSGHDIIVIGTSAGGLKALSKIVSSLPAELDAVIFIVQHISASAPSLLPRILEDISNFSVSHPEDGEKIQKRHIYVASPDHHLLVSQGYMRVVRGPQENRFRPAIDALFRSAARAYGPRVVGVILTGYLDDGTVGLQAVKNRGGIAIVQDPEEAEYSSMPRSAMRYAKVDHCLPLAEIPALLVSLTKEPVAAEKAYPITQEMEFESKIAEQQMNTYEFLENVESIGTRTTYSCPECNGSIWQIGNGDFLRFRCHVGHAFTADVFLSEQTQNIENALWSAVRALEEKVTLSRQIAQRMKNLNLHKAAMKYEDNADNVDKEVSTLRELLLNGFSTKQTIVFQDEDLEK; encoded by the coding sequence ATGTCTGGACATGACATCATCGTAATTGGTACTTCAGCAGGTGGGCTGAAAGCGCTTAGCAAAATTGTGAGTAGCTTGCCTGCTGAACTTGATGCTGTCATTTTTATTGTCCAGCACATTTCAGCCAGTGCGCCTAGCCTGCTGCCCCGAATTCTAGAAGATATAAGTAACTTTTCGGTCAGTCATCCTGAAGACGGAGAAAAAATTCAAAAAAGGCATATTTACGTTGCTTCGCCTGATCATCATTTGTTGGTGAGTCAGGGATACATGCGCGTGGTGCGGGGCCCCCAAGAAAATCGGTTTAGACCCGCGATCGATGCTTTATTCCGCTCAGCGGCTCGTGCCTATGGTCCTAGAGTGGTCGGGGTAATTCTTACAGGCTATCTGGATGATGGCACTGTAGGTCTTCAAGCAGTCAAAAACCGGGGTGGCATTGCCATTGTGCAAGACCCAGAAGAAGCAGAATACTCCAGTATGCCTAGAAGTGCCATGAGGTATGCCAAGGTAGACCACTGCTTACCCTTGGCGGAGATTCCAGCGTTGTTGGTGTCTTTGACGAAAGAACCAGTGGCGGCGGAGAAAGCGTACCCTATCACTCAAGAAATGGAGTTTGAGTCTAAGATTGCTGAACAGCAGATGAATACGTACGAGTTCCTGGAGAATGTTGAGAGCATTGGAACTCGCACCACTTATAGCTGTCCTGAATGTAACGGCAGTATTTGGCAAATCGGCAATGGAGATTTTCTCCGGTTTCGTTGCCATGTTGGGCATGCTTTTACGGCGGATGTCTTTTTATCTGAGCAAACTCAGAATATAGAAAATGCTTTATGGTCAGCTGTTCGAGCCTTAGAAGAAAAGGTAACACTCTCACGCCAAATCGCCCAGCGGATGAAGAATCTAAATCTGCATAAGGCAGCAATGAAATATGAAGATAACGCAGACAATGTAGATAAAGAGGTGTCAACGTTGCGGGAGTTGCTTCTCAATGGCTTTTCTACCAAGCAAACTATAGTCTTTCAAGATGAAGATCTAGAGAAGTGA
- a CDS encoding sigma-70 region 4 domain-containing protein, whose product MQIPTFPESNHPIVQSLFHHSDQELLTLFQRHPDSGRYFTAIFCRYSPIVYTLIRHSARSPVQADYLFAITWRHVFHELGGLDLRSSQLSNIENLTLQNWLINMTAFCINQAELPPVESVHYSLQGASPPLWCYVEQALDQLPPVLRLMILMAQTFHWSETRISAYLQAEGEAISPAEVKVRLQEGYQLLEEALPEDICEIYLGGNTKDRTDGFDFSSITLEPSVE is encoded by the coding sequence GTGCAAATTCCTACGTTTCCTGAAAGCAATCATCCGATTGTCCAATCGCTCTTTCACCATAGCGATCAGGAGTTGTTGACGCTTTTTCAGCGCCATCCTGATTCGGGGCGATACTTTACGGCTATTTTTTGTCGCTACAGCCCGATTGTTTACACTTTAATTCGGCACTCGGCGCGATCGCCCGTGCAAGCTGACTATTTATTTGCCATCACCTGGCGGCACGTTTTTCATGAACTGGGCGGTCTGGATTTGCGATCGAGCCAGCTCTCGAACATCGAAAACCTGACGTTGCAAAATTGGCTGATTAATATGACAGCCTTTTGCATCAACCAAGCCGAGCTGCCTCCAGTCGAGTCGGTGCATTATTCTTTGCAAGGAGCTTCACCGCCGCTGTGGTGCTACGTTGAGCAGGCGCTAGACCAGTTGCCTCCAGTGCTGCGGCTGATGATTTTGATGGCGCAAACTTTTCACTGGAGCGAAACCCGGATTTCGGCGTACTTGCAGGCGGAAGGGGAAGCGATTTCACCCGCAGAAGTCAAAGTACGGTTGCAGGAAGGCTACCAGCTCCTAGAAGAGGCTCTCCCGGAAGATATTTGTGAAATTTATCTAGGTGGGAATACTAAGGATCGAACCGATGGGTTCGACTTCAGTTCCATCACACTGGAGCCTAGTGTTGAGTAG
- a CDS encoding response regulator, whose product MNGDEFIEQIQDVQQRVAELEQNASQLPLPQKSRLTESLGKLTASLRDLQVAEEAIRLLLSAVQQSRDSIIITAADIDLPGPEIVYVNPAFTEMTGYTSEEVLGQTPRLLQGPDTDRELLNDLRQHLVSGEPFHGEAINYHKDGTEYYVEWNITPIRDARQTITHFVAIQRDISDRKCLEQEREQLLQQEQAARNEAEAANRTKDEFLAMLSHELRTPLTPILGWSKMLRTKRLPETKRQEALDAIEQNAKRQAQLVDDLLDLSRIVQGKLTLNLAAVPLNVPISAALETVRLSIEAKSIQVEAKLNSAIGQVMGDAGRLQQVFWNLLANAIKFTPSKGQIRIELEQVEQYAQITVADTGLGIHPQFLPFVFNRFRQQDSSITRQFGGLGLGLSISQQLVEAHGGTITADSAGEGQGATFTVRLPLSPTSLSPNVSASTPAMIPTQQHYHLSGTQVLVVDDEPFTLQFITFVLETAGANVTAVNSGKAALQALSQSTLDVLVSDIGMQEMDGYALIQRIRSSSQPNRDLPAIALTAYATEDNRQKALLAGFQQHLVKPVEPETLITAIALVLNR is encoded by the coding sequence GTGAACGGGGACGAGTTTATTGAACAGATTCAAGATGTGCAGCAGCGGGTGGCAGAACTGGAGCAGAATGCCAGCCAACTGCCATTACCGCAAAAAAGCCGCTTGACAGAATCCTTAGGGAAACTGACTGCATCATTACGAGATTTGCAAGTTGCTGAGGAAGCGATTCGGCTCTTGCTATCTGCTGTACAGCAATCAAGGGATTCGATCATTATTACTGCGGCAGATATAGATCTACCAGGGCCAGAAATTGTCTATGTAAATCCAGCCTTCACTGAAATGACGGGCTATACGAGTGAAGAAGTTTTGGGCCAAACTCCTCGTTTACTCCAAGGCCCAGACACCGATCGCGAGTTGCTGAATGATTTGCGCCAGCATTTGGTGAGCGGAGAACCCTTTCATGGCGAGGCCATCAACTACCATAAGGATGGGACAGAGTATTACGTAGAGTGGAACATTACCCCCATTCGGGATGCTCGGCAAACGATTACGCACTTTGTCGCCATTCAACGAGATATTAGCGATCGCAAGTGCCTAGAGCAAGAACGAGAGCAGTTATTACAACAAGAGCAAGCAGCACGGAATGAGGCAGAAGCCGCCAATCGTACCAAAGACGAGTTTTTGGCGATGCTCTCTCATGAATTGAGAACGCCGCTGACCCCAATTTTGGGCTGGTCTAAGATGCTGCGAACCAAGAGACTACCTGAGACTAAGCGGCAAGAGGCGCTAGATGCGATCGAGCAGAACGCGAAACGTCAAGCGCAACTGGTAGATGATTTGCTGGATCTTTCCCGGATTGTTCAAGGTAAATTGACCCTGAATCTAGCTGCTGTACCGCTCAATGTCCCGATTAGTGCTGCATTAGAAACCGTTCGTTTGTCTATCGAAGCCAAATCTATTCAAGTAGAGGCAAAGCTGAACTCAGCGATCGGGCAAGTTATGGGCGACGCTGGCCGACTGCAACAAGTATTTTGGAATTTGCTTGCGAATGCTATCAAATTTACGCCCAGCAAAGGCCAGATTCGAATAGAGCTAGAACAAGTTGAACAGTATGCTCAAATCACAGTTGCTGACACGGGCCTAGGCATTCATCCTCAGTTCTTACCATTTGTATTTAATCGGTTTCGTCAGCAAGACAGCTCGATTACGCGACAATTCGGGGGCTTAGGATTAGGACTTTCGATCTCTCAGCAGTTGGTAGAAGCACATGGCGGAACTATTACAGCCGACAGCGCCGGAGAAGGACAAGGGGCAACGTTTACTGTGCGACTTCCTCTAAGCCCCACTTCTCTCAGTCCCAATGTTTCTGCTTCTACACCTGCGATGATCCCAACCCAACAGCACTACCACTTATCAGGAACCCAAGTGCTGGTGGTAGATGATGAACCCTTTACTTTGCAGTTCATTACCTTTGTGCTAGAAACAGCTGGGGCCAACGTTACCGCTGTTAACTCTGGCAAAGCTGCCTTACAAGCCCTGAGTCAATCTACTTTGGATGTGTTGGTGAGCGATATTGGGATGCAGGAGATGGATGGCTATGCTTTAATCCAACGGATTCGCTCATCTTCGCAGCCAAATCGAGATCTGCCAGCGATCGCTCTTACCGCTTATGCCACCGAAGATAATCGCCAAAAAGCATTACTAGCGGGATTTCAACAACATTTGGTCAAACCCGTTGAGCCAGAAACTTTAATTACAGCGATCGCCTTAGTCCTGAACAGGTGA